One genomic segment of Manis javanica isolate MJ-LG chromosome 7, MJ_LKY, whole genome shotgun sequence includes these proteins:
- the ACADSB gene encoding short/branched chain specific acyl-CoA dehydrogenase, mitochondrial isoform X3 produces MMIKRTVTKFAQEQLAPLVSTMDENSKMEKSIIQGLFQQGLMGIEIDPKYGGTGASFFSSILVIEELAKVDASVSLLCDIQNTVINKLIRKHGTEEQKATYLTKLATEKVGSFCLSEAGAGSDPFSLKTRADKKGNYYVINGSKMWVSGAEHAELFLVMANVDPTVGYKGITCFLVDRDTEGLHIGKAENKMGIRASSTCPLTFENLKVPEANILGQIGHGYKYAMGSLNEGRIGVAAQMLGLAQGCFDYTIPYTKERVQFGKRIFEFQGLQHQVAHVATQLEATRLLTYNAARLLEAGRSFIKEASMAKYYASEIAGLTTSKCMEWMGGIGYTKDCPVEKYFRDAKIGTIYEGTSNIQLNTIAKHISAEY; encoded by the exons ATGATGATAAAAAGGACAG TTACAAAATTTGCCCAAGAACAACTTGCTCCTTTGGTTTCAACAATGGATGAAAATTCAAAAATGGAGAAATCAATAATACAAGGATTATTTCAACAAGGG ttgATGGGTATTGAAATTGACCCAAAATATGGTGGAACAggagcttcatttttttcctctatccTAGTGATAGAGGAATTAGCCAAAGTTGATGCATCTGTGTCTCTGTTATGTGACATCCAGAACACAGTAATTAACAAGTTAATCAGAAAACATGGAACAGAGGAACAAAAGGCTACCTATTTGACCAAGCTAGCTACAGAAAAA GTAGGAAGTTTCTGCCTTTCAGAGGCCGGAGCAGGTAGTGATCCATTTTCTCTGAAGACCAGAGCTGATAAAAAGGGAAATTATTATGTCATCAACGGGTCCAAAATGTGGGTTAGCGGGGCCGAGCACGCAGAGCTCTTCCTGGTGATGGCGAATGTGGACCCCACCGTT GGCTATAAGGGAATTACCTGCTTCTTAGTAGATCGAGATACTGAAGGCCTTCACATAGGGAAAGCAGAAAACAAGATGGGGATCAGAGCTTCTTCTACCTGCCcgttaacatttgaaaatctcaaG gttCCAGAAGCCAATATCCTGGGGCAAATTGGACATGGCTATAAGTATGCCATGGGGAGTCTTAATGAAGGTAGAATAGGAGTCGCAGCACAG ATGCTGGGACTGGCTCAAGGATGTTTTGACTACACTATTCCATATACTAAAGAAAGGGTACAATTTGGTAAAAGAATATTTGAGTTTCAG GGGCTCCAACACCAAGTGGCCCACGTGGCCACCCAGCTGGAAGCTACAAGGTTGCTGACGTACAACGCTGCTAGGCTTTTAGAAGCTGGACGGTCCTTCATAAAAGAAGCATCTATGGCCAAATACTATGCATCagag ATTGCAGGGCTAACAACTAGTAAGTGCATGGAGTGGATGGGCGGAATAGGCTACACCAAAGACTGCCCCGTGGAAAAATACTTCCGCGATGCAAAGATCG GTACAATATATGAAGGAACTTCAAATATCCAACTGAACACCATTGCAAAGCACATCAGCGCAGAATACTGA